The Lathyrus oleraceus cultivar Zhongwan6 chromosome 5, CAAS_Psat_ZW6_1.0, whole genome shotgun sequence genome includes the window ACTCGTACTCACCTTTCCTACCCCCACTCATCTTTCTTTCTCTTGATTTTTCAATTCAATTACCTTTCATTTTTATTGTAGAATTCCGGAAATTCCTTACACGGTGGCGCCACCGCTACACTGGTTGACGTTGTTGGCTCCGCGGTGATTCCAGCCTCTGGACATATAGGTCTCACGGGAGTTTCCGTTGAGATCAGTGTTACCTACTTGGATGCTGCCTACGCTGATGTATTATCTctcttttccttctttctttttttttcattgGTATTATCGATTATTGTGCTTTTTTTGTTGAATGCGAGAACTGAATTCAGTGCGTTTGGACTTTTAGGAGGAGATTGAGATTGAAGCTAAGGCGTTGCGTGTGGGGAAAAGCCTTGCTGTTATCAGTGTGGAATTCAGGAAGAAGAAGACTGGCAAGGTTTTTGCTCAAGGACGCCATACCAAATATCTTCCTGTTGCAAGTAAATTGTGAAAGGCACCACCAATTGTAACCAAATTTGTACTCTCACTTAAAGTGTAAACCTTTCTTCAATAGTGGTGAAGGAACTCTTACAAATATATACATATGTGTGGCCAATCTTGCCTTTCATTTATTCATAGCTATTCGAATTTGAATCCCACATTAGGAGTTTTCACTTATTCACCTTGTTAAGATGATCACTACACAACATTTCTTAGACCTTGCTCCAATGGATTTGTTTAAATATTTCTTAAACTTAAATGCATTTTTTATCTCCAATTTTGGGTCTGTTTACAAAGACAAATTTTGGTT containing:
- the LOC127078772 gene encoding uncharacterized protein LOC127078772, giving the protein MDLESVKKYLEKGGETASMVNGFPPKFLETLIMSSLRVDLIEPGRVICSMIIPPRLLNSGNSLHGGATATLVDVVGSAVIPASGHIGLTGVSVEISVTYLDAAYADEEIEIEAKALRVGKSLAVISVEFRKKKTGKVFAQGRHTKYLPVASKL